A stretch of Meiothermus sp. QL-1 DNA encodes these proteins:
- a CDS encoding ribulokinase produces the protein MKPLVLGLDYGTESARAMLLDLETGAEVAGAVEPYPHGVLQQALPSGRPLPPLYALHHPGDYLEVTRRLLAQMGRAAKGVGSVIGIGLDTTASSPLPTDKNGLPLALKEGFTDEPHAYIKLWKHHAAEPYAQAINQAAPDFLRMYGGKTSAEWSLAKAWEVLEQAPRVWEAAARWIEVGDWLVWQLTGQEVRSACQAGYKAHWQPTGYPAAEALAALHPALPSWLEKLAPPRPVGEQAGGLRTEWAVEGLAPGTPVAVAVIDAHAAVPGVGVSAPGVMVAILGTSSCHLALSPDARPAPGIAGIVPEGIWPGYYGYECGQPATGDMLAWWVRTLAWAGGASEASLFERLDRALTERPAPSGLLALDWWNGCRTPRMDAGLKGALSGLRLDTDPVQVYQALVEASALGTRLVKETLEAAVGPLPRVVVTGGLTRSAALLQIYANVLGMAVEVSPNPQASARGAALYGALAAGFPLPPAPPPRRFVPNAWSEAYQKTYREYLVLAEFFGQNPKEVTLS, from the coding sequence ATGAAACCCCTGGTGTTGGGACTGGACTACGGCACCGAGTCGGCCCGGGCGATGCTGCTCGACCTGGAGACTGGGGCCGAGGTGGCCGGCGCCGTGGAGCCCTACCCCCACGGGGTGCTGCAGCAGGCCCTGCCCTCGGGCCGCCCCCTGCCCCCGCTGTACGCCCTGCACCACCCGGGGGACTACCTGGAGGTCACCCGGCGGCTCCTGGCGCAGATGGGCAGGGCAGCCAAGGGGGTTGGAAGCGTGATAGGCATAGGGCTTGATACCACAGCCTCGAGTCCCCTTCCGACAGACAAGAATGGCCTCCCCCTGGCCCTGAAGGAGGGCTTCACCGACGAGCCCCACGCCTACATAAAGCTCTGGAAGCACCACGCCGCCGAACCTTACGCCCAGGCCATCAATCAAGCAGCCCCTGATTTTCTTCGGATGTACGGGGGCAAGACCAGCGCGGAGTGGTCGCTGGCCAAGGCCTGGGAGGTCTTGGAGCAAGCCCCCAGGGTCTGGGAGGCCGCGGCCCGCTGGATCGAGGTGGGCGACTGGCTGGTCTGGCAGCTTACCGGCCAGGAGGTGCGCTCGGCCTGCCAGGCGGGCTACAAGGCCCACTGGCAGCCCACCGGCTACCCTGCGGCGGAGGCCCTGGCCGCGCTGCACCCCGCCCTGCCGAGCTGGCTGGAAAAGCTGGCCCCACCCCGCCCTGTAGGCGAGCAGGCCGGCGGGCTCAGGACAGAGTGGGCAGTGGAGGGGCTGGCCCCGGGTACGCCGGTGGCGGTGGCGGTAATCGATGCCCACGCCGCGGTGCCGGGGGTGGGGGTAAGCGCCCCTGGGGTGATGGTGGCCATCCTGGGCACCTCGAGCTGCCACCTGGCCCTCTCCCCTGATGCAAGACCCGCTCCCGGTATTGCCGGTATCGTGCCAGAGGGCATCTGGCCGGGGTACTACGGCTACGAGTGCGGCCAGCCCGCCACCGGCGACATGCTGGCCTGGTGGGTGCGCACCCTGGCCTGGGCGGGCGGAGCCTCCGAGGCCAGCCTTTTCGAGCGGCTCGACCGGGCCCTAACCGAGCGTCCGGCCCCTTCGGGCCTCTTGGCCCTGGACTGGTGGAACGGATGCCGCACCCCGCGCATGGATGCCGGCCTAAAGGGCGCACTGAGCGGCCTGCGGCTGGACACCGACCCGGTGCAGGTCTACCAGGCCCTGGTGGAGGCCAGCGCCCTGGGCACCCGGCTGGTCAAGGAAACCCTGGAGGCCGCCGTGGGCCCCCTCCCTCGGGTGGTGGTCACCGGCGGGCTTACCCGCTCGGCGGCCTTGTTGCAAATCTACGCCAACGTCCTGGGAATGGCGGTGGAGGTGAGCCCCAACCCCCAGGCCTCGGCCCGCGGGGCTGCCCTCTACGGCGCTTTGGCCGCCGGTTTCCCCTTACCCCCTGCTCCTCCACCTCGGCGCTTTGTACCCAACGCGTGGAGCGAGGCCTACCAGAAAACCTACCGTGAATACCTGGTCTTAGCCGAGTTCTTCGGCCAAAACCCCAAGGAGGTGACGCTGTCCTAA
- the recA gene encoding recombinase RecA: MDKERQKVLEGTLKTIEKQFGKGAIMRLGEAPRQQVDVIPTGSLGLDLALGVGGIPKGRITEIYGPESGGKTTLALSVIAQAQQMGGVAAFIDAEHALDPLYAKSLGVNIDDLLVSQPDTGEQALEIVELLARSGAVDVVVVDSVAALVPQAEIEGQMGDAFVGMQARLMSQALRKLTAVLAKSNTAAIFINQIREKVGQMYGNPETTPGGRALKFYASVRLDVRKQGQPIKVGNAAVGNRVRVKVTKNKLAPPFREHEIELYFGKGIDPMADLVSIAVATEVISKSGSWLSYGEVRLGQGKEKAAEFLKAEPRLAQEIREKVLAQAGKLTVLAASPEAEEPAEAAEA; this comes from the coding sequence ATGGACAAGGAGAGGCAGAAGGTTCTGGAAGGCACCCTAAAGACCATTGAAAAGCAGTTCGGCAAGGGGGCCATCATGCGCCTGGGGGAGGCTCCCCGCCAGCAGGTAGACGTGATTCCCACCGGCAGCCTGGGCCTCGACCTGGCTTTGGGGGTAGGCGGCATCCCCAAAGGCCGCATCACCGAAATTTACGGCCCGGAGTCGGGGGGCAAGACCACCCTTGCCCTCTCCGTCATCGCCCAGGCCCAGCAGATGGGGGGGGTGGCGGCCTTTATTGACGCAGAGCATGCGCTCGACCCGCTTTACGCCAAAAGCCTGGGGGTGAACATCGACGACCTATTGGTCTCCCAGCCGGATACCGGCGAGCAGGCCCTGGAGATCGTGGAGCTTCTGGCTCGCAGCGGGGCGGTGGACGTGGTGGTGGTAGACTCGGTGGCAGCGCTGGTGCCCCAGGCCGAAATCGAGGGGCAGATGGGCGACGCCTTCGTGGGCATGCAGGCCAGGCTGATGAGCCAGGCCCTGCGCAAGCTCACCGCGGTGCTGGCCAAAAGCAACACCGCTGCCATCTTCATCAACCAGATTCGGGAAAAGGTGGGGCAGATGTACGGCAACCCCGAGACCACCCCGGGCGGGCGGGCCCTCAAGTTCTACGCCTCGGTGCGGCTGGACGTGCGCAAGCAGGGGCAGCCCATCAAGGTGGGCAACGCAGCCGTGGGCAACCGGGTCAGGGTCAAGGTGACCAAAAACAAGCTGGCCCCTCCTTTCCGCGAGCACGAGATAGAGCTCTACTTCGGCAAGGGCATAGACCCTATGGCCGACCTGGTGAGCATTGCTGTAGCCACGGAGGTCATCAGCAAGTCGGGCTCCTGGCTTTCATACGGCGAGGTGCGGCTTGGGCAGGGCAAGGAAAAAGCCGCCGAGTTCCTGAAGGCTGAGCCCAGGCTGGCCCAGGAGATTCGTGAGAAGGTCCTGGCGCAAGCTGGTAAGCTAACGGTGCTGGCCGCCTCACCGGAAGCAGAGGAGCCGGCGGAAGCGGCCGAGGCTTGA
- the thpR gene encoding RNA 2',3'-cyclic phosphodiesterase produces the protein MRLFYALFPPREVQEALRPVQERVKPFRGWKPVEPRQLHITLLFLGEQPEARLAELRQAGQEVAAQVPAFEVTLGGTGYFPPTGSPRVWFIKAAGAGLEPLAQGLRQALGVQDDRFHPHLTLARKKGPAPRVGPVVMNLRFVAQHVYLVESKLDPSGSKYRIVEAFALNGSEYGQGEAEGSGRHPKDH, from the coding sequence ATGAGGCTCTTCTACGCCCTCTTTCCCCCGCGCGAGGTGCAGGAGGCCCTGCGCCCGGTGCAGGAACGGGTAAAGCCCTTCCGCGGCTGGAAGCCGGTAGAGCCCCGTCAGCTCCACATCACCCTCCTCTTTTTGGGCGAACAGCCCGAGGCAAGGCTGGCCGAGCTGCGCCAGGCAGGACAGGAGGTGGCGGCGCAGGTCCCGGCCTTCGAGGTGACCCTAGGCGGCACAGGATACTTTCCCCCCACGGGCTCCCCTCGAGTCTGGTTCATCAAGGCCGCCGGGGCAGGGCTGGAGCCCCTGGCCCAGGGGCTGCGGCAGGCCCTGGGGGTGCAGGACGACCGCTTCCACCCCCACCTGACCCTGGCCCGCAAAAAAGGCCCTGCCCCCCGGGTGGGGCCGGTGGTGATGAACCTGCGCTTTGTGGCCCAGCACGTCTACCTAGTGGAGTCAAAACTCGATCCCTCGGGCTCCAAGTACCGCATCGTCGAAGCGTTTGCGCTGAACGGGAGTGAATATGGACAAGGAGAGGCAGAAGGTTCTGGAAGGCACCCTAAAGACCATTGA
- a CDS encoding LacI family DNA-binding transcriptional regulator → MPSILDVAKRAGVAPTTAKRAINEPHLLAPATLERVRKAIEELGYEPDLVAGGLRRGRTRTLGLMVGNIIEPFFASLIRSVAHAAQARGYALIVTDSEYDTKVERANLKVMYGHRVSGLIIRSGYGEPNLDYLHRLHQRGTYILEIDYFYPESPFSHVMLDNQGCVFEGVRYLYELGHRRIAALGSYDPVHHPEERSRSFPEALKAVGLPLVEAYQRVIRLVEPEAYQLTLELMRLPEPPTALFALNGSEAAGAFRALRELGLRIPEDVSLLTFDNYSWMSLVTPPLDAIEQPVEAMGQAAVEIVLDAVEHKALDKVVRRRFPGRLIRRGSCAPPRVG, encoded by the coding sequence GTGCCCAGTATCCTCGACGTCGCCAAGCGCGCAGGGGTAGCCCCCACCACCGCCAAGCGGGCCATCAACGAGCCCCACCTTTTGGCCCCGGCCACCCTCGAGCGGGTGCGCAAGGCCATCGAAGAGCTTGGCTACGAGCCCGATTTGGTGGCAGGGGGGCTGCGGCGGGGCCGCACCCGCACCCTGGGACTGATGGTAGGCAACATCATCGAGCCCTTCTTCGCCAGCCTAATCCGGAGCGTGGCCCATGCCGCCCAGGCCCGGGGGTACGCCCTGATCGTGACCGACAGCGAGTACGATACCAAGGTGGAGCGTGCCAACCTCAAGGTGATGTACGGCCATCGGGTGAGCGGCCTGATCATCCGCTCGGGCTATGGGGAGCCCAACCTGGACTACCTGCACCGGCTGCACCAGCGCGGTACTTACATCCTCGAGATCGACTACTTCTACCCCGAAAGCCCCTTCAGCCATGTGATGTTGGACAACCAGGGCTGCGTGTTCGAGGGGGTGCGGTACCTATACGAGCTAGGCCACCGGCGCATTGCGGCCTTGGGCAGCTACGACCCGGTGCACCACCCCGAGGAGCGCAGCCGTTCCTTCCCCGAGGCCCTAAAGGCAGTAGGGCTGCCTTTGGTCGAGGCCTACCAGCGGGTCATCCGGCTGGTGGAGCCGGAGGCCTACCAGCTCACCCTCGAGCTCATGCGCCTGCCCGAGCCCCCCACCGCTCTTTTTGCCCTCAACGGCAGCGAGGCTGCAGGGGCTTTCCGCGCTTTGCGCGAGCTGGGGCTCCGTATTCCCGAGGACGTCTCTTTGCTTACTTTCGACAACTACTCCTGGATGTCGCTGGTTACCCCACCGTTGGATGCCATTGAACAGCCGGTAGAGGCGATGGGCCAGGCGGCAGTGGAAATCGTGCTGGATGCAGTGGAACACAAGGCCCTGGACAAGGTGGTGCGGCGGCGCTTCCCTGGGCGGCTCATTCGCCGGGGGAGCTGTGCACCGCCCAGGGTGGGGTAA
- the rny gene encoding ribonuclease Y — protein sequence MTFTLLDVILALMVVVLGVAVVVLAQRSNRLAEAGRSELEAARQEAQQILAAARRQAEAALEQARAQLEAAREEAQNLRQSALLEAQNLRQSTQAELERLRQQGEERLRQQLREERERLQASLEAERASLKTERERLQADLQAVRAEREELKRETERLARRGEQLDARAARLDEQEERLDALEKSLLAREAALAERERQIDLRLQEVAQMSLEEARNLLFSRLDAELEEEKALRVKASLERVRLEVKREAQKLLALAAQRQASETAAALAVSVVPIPSDAMKGRIIGREGRNIRTFEALTGVDLIIDDTPEAVLLSSFNPIRREIARMALEQLVADGRIHPSRIEEVVEKARNEMKTFIYERGEEAALEAGVVALKPGLVQLLGRLHFRSSYGQNVLKHSIQVAHLAGIMAAELGLDAALARRAGLLHDLGKSVDREIEGTHVEIGITLATRFGEPKEVIDAIAHHHDPENGETLYSVLVATADAISAARPGARRESLEEYIQRLEQLERIALSFPGVDHAFAVQAGREVRVIVKPERISDAKAVLLAREIANRIERDMNYPGQVQVTVVRESRAVEYAK from the coding sequence GTGACTTTTACTCTTCTAGACGTAATCCTTGCGCTCATGGTGGTGGTGCTGGGGGTGGCGGTGGTGGTGCTGGCCCAGCGCAGCAACCGCCTGGCCGAGGCCGGCCGAAGCGAGCTCGAGGCCGCCCGGCAGGAGGCCCAGCAGATTCTGGCGGCCGCCCGGCGGCAGGCCGAGGCGGCTTTAGAGCAGGCCCGGGCCCAGCTCGAAGCAGCCCGTGAAGAGGCCCAGAACCTGCGTCAAAGCGCGCTTTTGGAGGCTCAAAACCTGCGCCAAAGTACCCAGGCTGAGCTCGAGCGGCTGCGCCAGCAGGGGGAGGAGCGGCTGCGCCAGCAGCTCAGGGAGGAGCGGGAGCGGCTCCAGGCCAGCTTAGAGGCCGAGCGGGCCTCGCTCAAAACCGAACGCGAACGGCTCCAGGCCGACCTTCAGGCCGTGCGGGCCGAGCGCGAGGAGCTCAAGCGCGAGACCGAGCGGCTGGCCAGGCGGGGCGAACAGCTCGACGCGCGGGCGGCCCGGCTTGATGAGCAGGAAGAACGGCTCGATGCTCTGGAGAAAAGCCTCCTGGCCCGCGAGGCCGCCCTCGCGGAGCGCGAGCGGCAGATTGACCTCAGGCTGCAGGAAGTGGCCCAGATGAGCCTGGAAGAGGCCCGGAATCTGCTCTTCTCTCGCCTCGACGCCGAGCTCGAGGAGGAGAAAGCCCTCCGCGTCAAGGCCAGCCTGGAGCGGGTGAGGCTCGAGGTCAAGCGCGAGGCCCAGAAGCTGCTGGCCCTGGCCGCCCAGCGCCAGGCCTCCGAGACCGCAGCCGCGCTGGCGGTCTCAGTGGTGCCCATCCCCTCCGACGCCATGAAGGGCCGCATCATCGGGCGTGAGGGGCGCAACATCCGCACCTTCGAGGCCCTCACCGGGGTAGACCTAATCATCGACGACACCCCCGAGGCCGTGCTCCTCTCCAGCTTCAACCCCATCCGCCGTGAAATTGCCCGCATGGCCCTGGAGCAGCTCGTGGCCGACGGGCGCATCCATCCGAGCCGCATCGAGGAGGTGGTGGAAAAAGCCAGGAACGAGATGAAGACCTTCATCTACGAACGGGGCGAGGAGGCCGCCCTGGAGGCGGGGGTGGTAGCCCTGAAGCCCGGGCTGGTGCAGCTCCTGGGCCGGCTCCACTTCCGAAGCTCCTACGGGCAGAACGTGCTCAAGCACTCCATCCAGGTGGCCCACCTCGCCGGCATCATGGCCGCGGAGCTGGGCCTGGACGCGGCTTTGGCCCGCCGGGCCGGGCTTTTGCACGACCTGGGCAAATCGGTGGACCGGGAGATTGAGGGGACCCACGTGGAAATCGGCATCACCCTGGCCACCCGCTTCGGCGAGCCCAAAGAGGTAATCGACGCCATCGCCCACCACCACGACCCCGAGAACGGCGAGACCCTCTACTCGGTTCTGGTCGCCACCGCCGATGCCATCAGCGCGGCCAGGCCCGGGGCCCGGCGCGAGAGCCTGGAAGAGTACATCCAGCGCTTAGAGCAGCTCGAGCGCATCGCCCTCTCCTTCCCCGGGGTGGACCACGCCTTTGCGGTGCAGGCCGGGCGCGAGGTGCGGGTAATTGTGAAGCCCGAGCGCATCTCCGACGCCAAAGCGGTGCTCCTGGCCCGCGAGATTGCCAACCGCATAGAGCGTGACATGAACTACCCCGGCCAGGTTCAGGTCACGGTGGTGCGGGAAAGCCGGGCGGTGGAGTACGCCAAGTAG
- the ilvA gene encoding threonine ammonia-lyase, producing the protein MAVRLEEVKRAREVIRGVVAPTPTLPDPLASEELGVQLFVKAESLQKGGSFKVRGAFNKIASLTEEEKARGVIAPSAGNHAQGVALAAALQGIRAVIVMPQHAPLTKVVATRRLGAEVVLHGASFDDAVAHAHELQRQHGYTYVHAFNDEQVIAGQGTIGLELLEALPDLDVLVVPIGGGGLIGGIAVAVKSLRPQVRIVGVQAEGCAPVNLSLKAGGPISVPVAQTIADGIAVKRPGELTLPLIRDYVDQVVEVSDDEIARGIVHCVQNLKLVVEGAGAAGMGALLAGKVPLAPGQTVATVLCGGNIDGNLLSRVIEQVMVRQGRYILLKLAVVDRPGALARVVSRVAEAGANIIDIFHRRALWLAPLGKVGVELVLEVRDAAHGEEVRRVLEEAGYHPERERVGEWPD; encoded by the coding sequence ATGGCGGTTCGGTTGGAGGAGGTCAAGAGAGCCCGGGAGGTCATCCGGGGGGTGGTTGCCCCGACCCCCACCCTGCCCGACCCCCTGGCCTCTGAGGAGCTGGGGGTGCAGCTTTTTGTCAAGGCCGAGTCCTTGCAGAAGGGGGGCTCCTTCAAGGTTCGGGGGGCCTTTAACAAGATTGCCTCGCTCACCGAGGAGGAAAAAGCCCGGGGGGTCATCGCCCCCTCGGCGGGCAACCACGCCCAGGGGGTGGCCCTGGCCGCTGCCTTGCAGGGCATCAGGGCGGTCATCGTCATGCCCCAGCACGCCCCCCTGACCAAGGTGGTGGCCACCCGCCGGCTGGGGGCCGAGGTGGTCCTGCATGGAGCCAGCTTTGACGATGCGGTGGCCCACGCCCACGAGTTGCAGCGGCAGCACGGCTACACCTATGTCCACGCCTTCAACGATGAGCAGGTCATCGCCGGGCAGGGCACCATCGGGCTGGAGCTTTTGGAGGCGCTGCCCGACCTGGATGTGCTGGTGGTGCCCATTGGAGGGGGTGGGCTGATTGGGGGAATCGCGGTGGCGGTCAAGAGCCTGCGCCCCCAGGTGCGCATCGTGGGCGTGCAGGCTGAGGGCTGCGCCCCGGTCAACCTTTCCCTGAAGGCAGGGGGGCCCATCAGCGTCCCGGTGGCCCAGACCATCGCCGATGGCATTGCGGTCAAGCGGCCCGGGGAGCTCACCCTGCCGCTCATTCGGGACTACGTGGACCAGGTGGTGGAGGTCAGCGACGACGAGATCGCCCGCGGTATCGTCCACTGCGTGCAGAACCTCAAACTGGTGGTGGAGGGGGCGGGGGCGGCGGGGATGGGGGCCTTGCTGGCGGGCAAGGTGCCCCTGGCGCCGGGCCAGACCGTGGCCACCGTGCTTTGTGGAGGCAACATCGATGGCAACCTGCTTTCGCGGGTAATCGAGCAGGTGATGGTGCGCCAGGGGCGGTATATCCTGCTCAAGCTGGCGGTGGTGGACCGGCCCGGGGCGCTGGCCCGGGTGGTCTCGCGGGTGGCCGAGGCCGGGGCCAACATCATCGATATCTTTCACCGCCGCGCGCTGTGGCTGGCGCCGCTCGGCAAGGTGGGGGTGGAGCTGGTCCTCGAGGTGCGGGACGCCGCCCACGGCGAGGAGGTCCGGCGGGTTTTGGAGGAAGCAGGCTACCACCCCGAGCGGGAGCGGGTAGGCGAGTGGCCCGACTAG
- the crtI gene encoding phytoene desaturase family protein, with amino-acid sequence MARTAVVIGAGIGGLAMGIRLQSLGFDTTIVEKLDGPGGRAYVKRVDGFTFDMGPTVITVPHFIEELFALERGRPNLHLPDFPEKAEGLHTRRYVQLVPILPFYRIYFDDGSYFDYDGDPVHTRQQVAALGEPGDLEGYERFHQDAKAIFERGFLELGYTHFGDPLTMLRIVPDLLRLDAVRSLFSFTAKYFKSPKLRQVFSFETLLIGGNPLAVPAIYAMIHFVEKTWGIHFALGGTGALVQAFVRKFEELGGQIRYSAEVKKINVVRQGLRKVATGVTLADGSVLESDLVVSNADYAHTYLKLIEPQYRFWNADWVVKRRRQSMSLVVIYFGFKADGSEKERLRHHNIILGPRYEGLLEDIFQRKVLARDFSQYLHIPTLTDPSLAPPGHHAAYTLVPVPHNGSGLDWSLLGEPFTQRVLAFLDERGYLPGLLKRLVHVSFITPDYFEHTLNSYLGNAFGPEPILTQSAFFRPHNKSEDIHNLYLVGAGVQPGAGTPSVMMSAKMTARLIARDFGLAGAPDQGEPALGRA; translated from the coding sequence ATGGCGCGAACCGCAGTGGTCATTGGAGCGGGCATCGGCGGCCTGGCCATGGGCATCCGGCTGCAGAGCCTGGGCTTTGACACCACCATCGTGGAAAAGCTGGACGGGCCTGGCGGGCGGGCCTACGTGAAGCGGGTAGACGGCTTCACCTTCGACATGGGCCCCACGGTAATCACCGTGCCCCACTTCATCGAGGAGCTCTTCGCCCTGGAGCGGGGCCGGCCCAACCTTCACCTGCCCGACTTCCCCGAAAAAGCGGAGGGCCTGCACACCCGCCGCTATGTGCAGTTGGTGCCCATCCTGCCCTTCTACCGCATCTACTTCGACGACGGCAGCTACTTCGACTACGACGGCGACCCCGTGCACACCCGCCAGCAGGTGGCCGCCTTGGGCGAGCCGGGCGACCTCGAGGGCTACGAGCGCTTCCACCAGGATGCCAAGGCCATCTTTGAGCGGGGGTTCCTCGAGCTGGGCTACACCCACTTCGGCGACCCCCTCACCATGCTCCGCATCGTGCCCGACCTGCTGCGCCTGGACGCGGTGCGCTCGCTTTTCAGCTTCACCGCCAAGTACTTCAAGTCCCCCAAACTGCGCCAGGTCTTCAGCTTTGAGACCCTCCTCATCGGCGGCAACCCCCTGGCGGTGCCGGCCATCTACGCCATGATCCACTTCGTGGAGAAGACCTGGGGCATCCACTTCGCCCTGGGGGGCACCGGCGCGCTGGTGCAGGCTTTCGTGCGGAAATTCGAGGAGCTGGGCGGGCAGATTCGCTACAGCGCCGAGGTCAAGAAGATCAACGTGGTGCGCCAGGGCCTGCGCAAGGTGGCCACCGGCGTCACCCTGGCCGATGGCAGCGTGCTTGAAAGCGACCTGGTGGTCTCCAACGCCGACTACGCCCACACCTACCTCAAGCTCATCGAGCCCCAGTACCGCTTCTGGAACGCCGACTGGGTGGTCAAAAGGCGGCGTCAGAGCATGTCCTTGGTGGTGATCTACTTCGGCTTCAAGGCCGACGGCAGCGAAAAAGAGCGGCTGCGGCACCACAACATCATCCTGGGCCCGCGCTACGAGGGGCTTTTAGAGGACATCTTCCAGCGCAAGGTCCTGGCCCGGGACTTCAGCCAGTACCTCCACATCCCCACCCTAACCGACCCCAGCCTGGCCCCCCCCGGCCACCACGCCGCCTACACCCTGGTGCCTGTCCCCCACAACGGCAGCGGCCTGGACTGGTCGCTTTTAGGGGAGCCCTTCACCCAGCGGGTGCTCGCCTTCCTGGATGAGCGAGGCTACCTGCCGGGCCTCCTAAAGCGCCTGGTGCACGTGAGCTTCATCACCCCCGACTACTTCGAGCACACCCTCAACAGCTATCTGGGCAACGCCTTTGGCCCCGAGCCTATCCTGACCCAGTCGGCCTTCTTCCGCCCCCACAACAAAAGCGAGGATATCCACAACCTCTACCTGGTGGGGGCCGGGGTGCAGCCGGGAGCGGGCACGCCCAGCGTGATGATGTCGGCCAAGATGACGGCCCGGCTCATCGCCAGGGACTTCGGCCTGGCCGGGGCACCCGACCAGGGTGAGCCCGCCCTGGGAAGGGCCTAG
- a CDS encoding CinA family nicotinamide mononucleotide deamidase-related protein gives MFLAEIIGVGDELLYGETVDTNTAEIASSLRPYALEVRRTLRVADDLEALAQEVRQAWKRARLVVLSGGLGPTPDDITREAVALALGEPLETDPEMLARLEELFAARGWRMPEANRKQAARIPSGRWIENPRGTAPGWWVHREGRDLVCLPGPPAEWRPMWASLLPQLNLPPRAYQQVTLKTFGLGESRIAELLGPLFSRNGAVQVATYAHTDGVAVVVRGEPEAVRQRVEEIRPLLGRALWGQDRDSLPALVLRALEARGATLATLESMTGGALSTLLTGVAGASQAYLGGLVAYHPSVKARLELPAPAVSASAAQAMAIWVRERLGATYGLATTGVAGPDPVADQPVGTLYVGLAGPEGSLSQHHRLPGASREVLRQRAAHAALAFLLGELR, from the coding sequence ATGTTTTTAGCAGAAATAATAGGGGTAGGGGATGAGCTGCTATACGGCGAGACGGTGGACACCAACACCGCCGAAATCGCCTCGAGCCTGCGCCCCTACGCCCTGGAGGTGCGACGCACCCTGCGGGTAGCCGACGACCTGGAGGCCCTAGCCCAGGAGGTGCGACAGGCCTGGAAGAGGGCCCGCCTGGTGGTGCTCTCGGGCGGGCTTGGACCCACGCCGGATGATATCACCCGGGAAGCGGTGGCCCTGGCCCTGGGGGAGCCCTTGGAGACCGACCCAGAGATGCTGGCCCGGCTGGAGGAGCTGTTCGCCGCGCGGGGTTGGCGGATGCCTGAGGCCAACCGCAAGCAGGCCGCCAGAATTCCCTCGGGCCGCTGGATCGAGAACCCCCGGGGCACGGCCCCCGGCTGGTGGGTGCACCGGGAAGGCAGAGACCTGGTCTGCCTGCCCGGCCCCCCGGCCGAGTGGCGGCCGATGTGGGCCAGCCTCCTACCCCAGCTAAACCTCCCTCCAAGGGCCTATCAGCAGGTCACCCTCAAAACCTTCGGCCTGGGCGAGTCGCGCATTGCTGAGCTTCTGGGGCCGCTTTTCTCCCGCAACGGGGCCGTCCAGGTGGCCACCTATGCTCACACGGATGGGGTGGCGGTGGTGGTGCGAGGGGAGCCTGAGGCGGTGCGCCAACGGGTGGAGGAGATCCGCCCCCTTCTGGGCCGGGCGCTGTGGGGCCAGGACCGGGACAGCCTCCCAGCCCTGGTGCTCCGGGCGCTGGAAGCCAGGGGCGCGACCCTGGCCACCCTCGAGTCCATGACCGGCGGGGCCCTAAGCACCCTGCTCACCGGCGTGGCCGGGGCCTCCCAGGCTTATCTGGGCGGCCTGGTGGCCTACCACCCCTCGGTCAAGGCCCGGCTGGAGCTGCCTGCTCCCGCGGTTTCGGCCTCTGCTGCCCAGGCCATGGCCATCTGGGTGCGCGAGCGGCTGGGGGCCACCTATGGCCTGGCCACCACCGGGGTGGCCGGACCCGATCCGGTGGCCGACCAGCCGGTGGGCACGCTCTACGTGGGCCTGGCCGGCCCTGAGGGTAGCCTATCCCAGCACCACCGGCTTCCCGGGGCCAGCCGCGAGGTGTTAAGGCAGCGGGCAGCCCATGCTGCGCTGGCTTTTCTGCTGGGGGAGTTGCGATGA